A stretch of Pelagicoccus sp. SDUM812003 DNA encodes these proteins:
- a CDS encoding PQQ-binding-like beta-propeller repeat protein, with product MLGSCLAGALPSVAADGDLLWEFQTNGSIFASPAVSSSGSVFIASRDNGLYALSPSGSEIWRFQAADWIDSTPTLSHDEATVYVGSWDNALYAVDASNGVELWRFETGNLVVGSPSLDAWGNVFIGSSDGFLYSIDKDGGLRWSYFVGAEMDSSPAIDSAGRIFVGGMDGSLYAFSNTGEALWEFEIDQTQDPVDHRIKSSPTIGDDGTVYFGGGDGGLYAVSPEGDFLWKFQAEEAIDTGVALLSDGSLVFASHDGFVYCVDTEGVKLWESYVGDVFYSTPAIDDSDRIFVGCYLGSGVSSVSALDPAGELVLEYLVSDYVDASPVLDGDGRLLFGCYDGSVYAIEWTGDPGLSSWHRFGADNANRSLAREGLLPTLSQGFGEWLLELGYDVAATDPFSDEDGDGTPLVLEYALGTNPSRYDRAIIDERIESSVDGDALVREFDWISGDQGLTLQWERSEDLRQWQPVEEGAGGAPKVSDLESEEAFLKRRVEIPLGDGADSVFWRFRVADD from the coding sequence ATGCTTGGATCATGCCTGGCTGGGGCGCTTCCGAGTGTCGCGGCAGATGGCGATCTGCTTTGGGAGTTTCAGACGAACGGCAGCATCTTCGCTTCGCCAGCGGTTTCGAGCTCGGGCTCGGTCTTCATAGCGAGCCGTGACAACGGGCTCTACGCACTGTCTCCGTCTGGCAGCGAGATCTGGCGGTTTCAAGCGGCCGACTGGATAGATTCGACTCCAACGCTCAGCCACGATGAAGCGACGGTCTACGTGGGGTCTTGGGACAACGCTCTCTACGCGGTGGACGCTTCGAACGGTGTCGAGCTCTGGCGATTCGAGACGGGGAATCTGGTGGTGGGCTCTCCCTCTCTCGATGCTTGGGGAAACGTGTTCATCGGTTCGTCGGACGGATTCCTGTATTCGATCGACAAGGACGGAGGTCTGCGATGGAGCTATTTCGTAGGTGCGGAAATGGATAGCTCCCCAGCGATCGATTCCGCTGGTCGGATTTTCGTGGGAGGGATGGACGGAAGCCTGTATGCGTTTTCGAATACAGGCGAAGCTCTTTGGGAGTTCGAGATCGATCAAACGCAGGATCCGGTCGATCATCGTATCAAGAGTTCTCCAACCATAGGTGATGATGGTACGGTCTACTTTGGCGGTGGGGACGGTGGGCTCTACGCGGTGAGTCCAGAGGGAGATTTTCTGTGGAAGTTTCAAGCCGAGGAAGCGATCGACACTGGAGTCGCCTTGCTTTCCGATGGTTCGTTGGTGTTCGCCAGCCATGACGGTTTCGTGTACTGCGTCGACACGGAAGGGGTCAAACTGTGGGAAAGCTATGTGGGGGACGTGTTCTATTCCACTCCTGCGATCGATGACAGCGATCGGATTTTTGTCGGTTGCTATTTGGGGTCGGGCGTCAGCTCGGTGTCTGCCTTGGATCCTGCAGGCGAGCTGGTGCTCGAGTATTTGGTTTCTGACTACGTCGACGCTTCACCGGTCCTCGATGGGGATGGCCGCCTGCTGTTTGGTTGCTATGATGGATCGGTGTATGCCATCGAATGGACTGGCGACCCCGGCCTGTCCTCATGGCATCGCTTCGGGGCCGACAACGCAAATCGAAGCCTGGCTCGCGAAGGGCTGCTGCCGACGCTCAGCCAAGGGTTTGGGGAATGGCTTCTTGAGCTCGGGTATGACGTGGCTGCCACGGATCCGTTTTCCGATGAGGACGGCGATGGGACGCCGCTCGTCCTGGAATATGCGTTGGGAACGAATCCGAGCCGCTACGATCGGGCAATCATAGACGAGCGAATCGAGTCGTCGGTCGACGGAGACGCCCTGGTGAGGGAATTCGATTGGATCTCGGGGGACCAGGGTCTGACGCTGCAGTGGGAGCGGTCCGAAGACCTGCGGCAATGGCAACCTGTGGAGGAGGGGGCGGGGGGAGCTCCGAAAGTCAGCGATCTCGAGAGCGAAGAGGCGTTTCTCAAGCGTCGGGTGGAGATTCCACTAGGGGATGGGGCCGATAGCGTTTTTTGGCGATTTCGAGTGGCCGATGACTAG
- a CDS encoding YbaK/EbsC family protein codes for MPIARITEYLDMHRIKYEKITHSPAYTAQEVAAKAHVSGWDLAKTVVVKLDGEFAMAVLPASEHIDLDYMAEIVNAREACLATEDEFIDMFPGCDLGAIPPFGNLFGMKVFVAPELAEDETIAFSAGTHTELIRLSYDDFEWLVEPEMIPFAVLT; via the coding sequence ATGCCTATCGCTCGAATAACAGAGTACTTGGACATGCACCGCATCAAGTACGAGAAGATCACCCACTCGCCGGCTTACACCGCCCAGGAGGTCGCCGCAAAGGCGCACGTGTCTGGATGGGACTTAGCGAAGACGGTGGTGGTGAAGCTGGACGGCGAGTTCGCCATGGCGGTCTTGCCTGCTTCCGAACATATCGACCTGGATTACATGGCCGAAATCGTCAACGCCCGCGAAGCCTGCTTGGCTACGGAGGACGAGTTCATCGACATGTTTCCTGGCTGCGATTTGGGAGCGATCCCGCCGTTCGGAAACTTGTTTGGTATGAAAGTCTTCGTAGCTCCGGAGCTGGCGGAGGATGAGACCATCGCCTTCTCGGCTGGCACGCACACTGAGCTGATCCGATTGTCGTACGACGACTTCGAATGGCTGGTAGAGCCGGAGATGATTCCCTTCGCGGTGCTCACCTAG
- a CDS encoding TonB-dependent receptor plug domain-containing protein, which produces MKTTIKRQALAALTLAAPALVCAQSIENPEPDYYELDAVTITPLEQFSNRAIYGETPIAFSEVSKADLDTYLASQDIPMVLNYTPSVYATTQGGGAGDARINIRGFDQRNVAVMINGVPVNDMENGWVYWSNWDGVGDIASSVQVQRGISNLDLAVPSIGGTLNIMTDPAAKQRGGMVKQEFGSDGFSKTTVIGHTGLINDTFAASAAVARKMSGGYVDGVWADAWSWYVGASYKLNENNTIEFYGFGAPQRHGQNLYQRNIGTYSESFALGLDSYDPAALDRYYERGYAYNETWNYVDPDYDGLQADHHGIGPRRFPDYINERENFYDKPQVSLNWYFRPENSKWSWDNVFYYSGGEGGGTGTYGSVARVIDSGTYFHRNRDWNAQIAQNRANLNSEGLAESTGILRNSRNNQWTIGAISKVTFEASENWSTSFGIDWRTAEIQHFREVRDLLGGDYYLENGVQKGLGGTIDYNNTNTVDWLGGYFQAAYEKDAFSGFGMIGLSQISYSFEDFFRPLGNGQNYVIDSDDFDGMQIKLGGRYDINETVSMYANFGYVEKVPIFDNVIDDFTGRAYLNPPDEVFTNYEVGFNYIDSDGKLTLGANIYRTNWDDRAFSKSLRIEEDTDNDGVNDTVVFDEYVNISGVNQRHQGFELEGSYRFNKEFRLDSTLALNDWEYTNNVTARIPGLDTDLIPSEFDLYIEGLKVGDAPQTQFTTSLIYMPTSEMNFSARMRHNRDNYAAFDPLSRTDKTDTTQSWKAPDYTVYDLHMNWTLPTQTDVKYEVFASVLNVFDEKYVQDATDNDRFNSFDGDHDADDAAVHFGAPRRINAGLKIEF; this is translated from the coding sequence ATGAAAACTACCATAAAACGCCAAGCGTTGGCTGCGTTGACCCTAGCGGCGCCAGCGCTCGTCTGCGCCCAGTCCATAGAGAATCCGGAGCCGGACTACTATGAGCTCGACGCGGTCACCATCACTCCACTGGAGCAGTTCTCCAACCGAGCGATCTACGGCGAAACGCCCATCGCCTTCTCTGAAGTATCCAAGGCGGATCTCGACACCTACCTCGCGTCGCAGGACATCCCCATGGTGCTCAACTACACGCCTTCGGTCTACGCGACCACTCAAGGTGGCGGAGCGGGAGACGCTCGCATCAACATCCGCGGCTTCGACCAACGCAACGTTGCGGTCATGATCAATGGCGTTCCCGTGAACGACATGGAAAACGGCTGGGTGTATTGGTCGAACTGGGACGGCGTTGGCGACATCGCCTCCTCCGTTCAGGTCCAGCGCGGCATCTCCAATCTTGATCTGGCAGTGCCCTCCATCGGCGGCACCCTCAACATCATGACCGATCCCGCGGCCAAGCAGCGCGGCGGCATGGTCAAGCAGGAGTTCGGTTCGGACGGCTTTTCCAAAACCACCGTCATCGGCCACACCGGTCTCATCAACGACACCTTCGCGGCGTCCGCAGCAGTCGCTCGCAAGATGAGCGGCGGCTACGTCGATGGCGTCTGGGCAGACGCTTGGTCTTGGTACGTCGGAGCATCCTATAAGCTAAACGAAAACAACACCATCGAGTTCTACGGCTTCGGCGCCCCGCAGCGTCACGGCCAGAATCTCTACCAGCGCAACATCGGCACCTATAGCGAATCCTTCGCTCTCGGACTCGACTCCTACGACCCAGCCGCTCTCGATCGCTACTACGAGCGCGGCTACGCCTACAACGAAACCTGGAACTACGTCGACCCTGACTACGACGGACTTCAAGCTGACCACCACGGCATCGGACCCCGTCGTTTTCCGGACTACATCAATGAGCGCGAGAACTTCTACGATAAGCCTCAAGTCAGCCTAAACTGGTACTTCCGTCCGGAAAACAGCAAGTGGTCTTGGGACAACGTATTCTACTACTCCGGCGGCGAAGGCGGCGGCACCGGCACCTACGGCAGCGTGGCGCGTGTGATCGACTCCGGCACCTACTTCCATCGCAATCGCGACTGGAACGCCCAAATCGCCCAGAACAGAGCCAATCTGAACAGCGAAGGCCTGGCGGAGTCTACCGGCATCCTGCGCAACTCGCGCAACAACCAATGGACCATCGGAGCCATTTCCAAGGTGACCTTCGAAGCTTCCGAAAACTGGAGCACCTCCTTCGGGATCGACTGGCGCACCGCTGAGATCCAACACTTCCGCGAAGTGCGCGACTTGCTCGGGGGCGACTACTATCTCGAAAACGGCGTGCAAAAAGGACTCGGCGGCACCATCGACTACAACAACACCAACACCGTCGATTGGCTCGGAGGCTACTTCCAGGCTGCCTACGAGAAGGACGCGTTCTCCGGATTCGGCATGATCGGGCTCTCCCAGATCTCCTACAGCTTCGAGGACTTCTTCCGTCCGCTCGGAAACGGTCAGAACTACGTCATCGATTCGGACGACTTCGACGGCATGCAAATCAAGCTAGGCGGTCGCTACGACATCAATGAAACGGTCAGCATGTACGCGAACTTCGGATACGTCGAAAAGGTGCCGATCTTCGACAACGTGATCGACGACTTCACAGGCCGCGCCTACCTCAACCCGCCGGACGAAGTCTTCACCAACTATGAAGTTGGCTTCAACTACATCGACTCCGACGGAAAGCTCACCCTTGGAGCAAACATCTACCGTACCAACTGGGACGACCGCGCCTTCTCCAAAAGCCTCCGAATCGAGGAGGACACGGACAACGATGGCGTCAACGACACAGTCGTCTTCGACGAATACGTTAACATCAGCGGCGTCAATCAGCGTCACCAAGGCTTCGAACTGGAAGGCAGCTATCGCTTCAACAAGGAGTTCCGCCTGGACAGCACCTTGGCTCTCAACGATTGGGAATACACCAACAACGTGACGGCCCGAATCCCTGGCTTGGACACGGACCTGATTCCCAGCGAGTTCGACCTCTACATCGAAGGGCTCAAGGTAGGCGACGCCCCGCAGACGCAGTTCACCACTAGCCTGATCTACATGCCGACGTCGGAAATGAACTTCAGCGCTCGCATGCGTCACAACCGCGACAACTACGCCGCGTTCGACCCGCTGAGCCGTACAGACAAAACGGATACAACTCAGAGCTGGAAGGCTCCCGACTATACGGTCTACGACTTGCACATGAACTGGACCCTGCCGACTCAAACGGACGTGAAGTACGAAGTCTTCGCTAGCGTGCTCAACGTATTCGACGAAAAATACGTTCAAGACGCCACCGACAACGATCGCTTCAACAGCTTCGACGGCGACCACGACGCCGATGACGCCGCAGTGCACTTCGGCGCGCCACGCCGCATCAACGCCGGCCTAAAGATCGAGTTCTAA